From a single Hevea brasiliensis isolate MT/VB/25A 57/8 unplaced genomic scaffold, ASM3005281v1 Scaf1, whole genome shotgun sequence genomic region:
- the LOC131176343 gene encoding uncharacterized protein LOC131176343, which translates to MDSFTIRHIKLEKANAIKKHRPLQKIANLFRFLEICVVLALISKFSIQLPVAVKNSSEYFKDLTVVLGSPRFVFILGNAIVITLFAKSGQFSGHDSTGKKSGTDLYEEFVEKSESSQGLHQYEAGHTEKQSSSVEYTVAEETCATVEIKNYQRSQSEKLDRGTCNKSCRELRRSVTEKCRESIESAEGWMKISYPEDSMSNEEFRSTVEAFIDRQKRFRRDEENSVY; encoded by the coding sequence ATGGATTCTTTCACCATCAGGCACATCAAACTCGAGAAGGCTAACGCAATCAAGAAACATCGCCCACTTCAGAAGATAGCAAACTTGTTCAGGTTCTTGGAAATATGTGTTGTTCTGGCCTTGATTTCCAAGTTCTCTATTCAGCTCCCAGTTGCTGTCAAGAACTCTAGTGAATATTTCAAGGACTTAACAGTCGTCCTTGGAAGCCCCCGCTTCGTGTTTATCCTTGGAAACGCCATAGTCATCACTCTCTTTGCAAAATCAGGTCAGTTTTCTGGTCACGATTCCACTGGGAAGAAATCGGGAACCGATCTTTACGAAGAGTTTGTTGAAAAGAGTGAAAGCAGTCAGGGCTTGCACCAATATGAAGCTGGACATACAGAAAAGCAGAGCTCCTCTGTTGAGTACACAGTTGCTGAAGAAACTTGTGCAACTGTAGAAATCAAGAATTACCAGAGAAGTCAATCAGAGAAATTAGACAGAGGTACTTGCAACAAGTCCTGCCGAGAATTGAGGAGGTCAGTGACCGAAAAATGCAGGGAAAGTATAGAGTCTGCTGAGGGATGGATGAAAATTTCGTATCCTGAGGATAGTATGAGCAATGAGGAGTTCAGGAGCACAGTGGAAGCTTTCATTGATAGGCAAAAGAGATTTAGAAGAGATGAGGAGAACTCTGTATATTAG